From a region of the Pukyongiella litopenaei genome:
- the hemE gene encoding uroporphyrinogen decarboxylase: MTGQFGQNRQKTILRALAGETLATPPVWMMRQAGRYLPEYRATRAQAGDFLRLCYTPDLAAEVTLQPIRRYGFDAAILFADILLVPQALGADLWFVTGEGPRLSTVTAQRDFDVLKPADAIHDTLAPVYETLRILTRELPRDTTLIGFAGAPWTVATYMIAGRGTPDQAPAHVLRETDPALFDALIDRITQATIDYLSAQIDAGAEVVKLFDSWAGSLKGAAFDRYAVAPCRTITAALKAKYPHIPVIGFPREAGPAYEGFARATGVDCVALDNSVDPLWAAAHVQVDGCVQGNLAASHMVTGGPALVEETRAILRAFSGGPHIFNLGHGITPDADPDNVRLMIETVRETAQDSA; encoded by the coding sequence ATGACCGGGCAGTTCGGGCAGAACAGGCAGAAAACCATCCTGCGGGCGCTGGCGGGCGAAACCCTTGCGACACCGCCGGTCTGGATGATGCGGCAGGCCGGGCGATACCTGCCCGAATATCGCGCCACGCGGGCGCAGGCGGGCGACTTCCTGCGGCTGTGTTATACGCCCGACCTGGCCGCCGAGGTGACGCTGCAACCGATCCGCCGCTACGGCTTTGACGCCGCGATCCTGTTTGCAGACATCCTGCTGGTGCCGCAGGCGCTGGGGGCGGATCTGTGGTTTGTCACCGGCGAGGGGCCGCGCCTGTCCACCGTGACCGCGCAACGCGATTTCGACGTGCTGAAACCGGCCGACGCGATCCACGACACGCTGGCCCCCGTCTATGAAACCCTGCGCATCCTGACCCGCGAACTGCCGCGCGACACCACGTTGATCGGCTTTGCCGGGGCGCCCTGGACCGTGGCCACCTACATGATCGCCGGGCGCGGCACCCCGGACCAGGCTCCGGCGCATGTGCTGCGCGAGACCGATCCGGCCCTGTTCGACGCGCTGATCGACCGCATCACGCAGGCCACCATCGACTACCTGTCCGCCCAGATCGACGCCGGTGCCGAGGTCGTCAAGCTTTTCGACAGCTGGGCCGGGTCGCTGAAGGGCGCGGCCTTTGACCGCTATGCGGTGGCCCCCTGCCGCACCATCACCGCTGCGCTCAAGGCGAAATACCCGCATATCCCGGTGATCGGCTTCCCGCGCGAAGCCGGCCCCGCCTATGAGGGCTTCGCCCGCGCCACCGGGGTTGATTGCGTGGCGCTCGACAACTCGGTCGATCCGCTCTGGGCGGCGGCCCATGTGCAGGTCGACGGCTGCGTTCAGGGCAACCTGGCCGCGTCGCATATGGTGACCGGCGGACCGGCACTGGTCGAGGAAACCCGCGCCATCCTGCGGGCCTTTTCGGGCGGGCCGCATATCTTCAACCTGGGCCACGGCATCACCCCCGACGCCGATCCGGACAACGTCCGGCTGATGATCGAAACGGTGCGCGAAACCGCCCAAGATTCCGCTTGA
- the hemC gene encoding hydroxymethylbilane synthase, with the protein MTVPFPSPDRPLKIGTRGSPLALAQAHETRDRLSAAHDLPPEAFDIVVIHTTGDNRSLIDADRPLKEIGNKGLFTKEIEEALLSGGIDIAVHSTKDMPVEQPGGLVLGTFLPREDVRDAFISPTKTGLADLPPGAVVGTSSLRRRAQLLNRRPDLKVVEFRGNVQTRLRKLDDGVADCTFLAMAGLSRLGRRDVPATPIEPDDMLPAVAQGAIGIERRADDRAAAMLLEAIHDTGTARRLAAERSFLAALDGSCETPIAALAELDGGALRLRGQVLRPDGSEALSDDVTGAVEDGAEMGRAMGAGLLARAGKGFFDWR; encoded by the coding sequence ATGACCGTTCCGTTTCCATCCCCCGACCGACCGCTCAAGATCGGCACGCGCGGTTCGCCGCTGGCGCTCGCGCAGGCGCATGAGACCCGCGACCGCCTGTCCGCGGCGCATGACCTGCCGCCAGAGGCGTTCGACATCGTCGTGATCCACACGACCGGCGACAATCGCAGCCTGATCGATGCCGACCGGCCGCTGAAAGAGATCGGCAACAAGGGGCTGTTCACCAAGGAAATCGAAGAGGCGCTGCTGAGCGGCGGCATCGACATCGCCGTTCACAGCACCAAGGACATGCCGGTCGAACAGCCCGGCGGGCTGGTCCTGGGCACGTTCCTGCCGCGCGAGGACGTGCGCGACGCGTTCATATCGCCCACGAAAACCGGGCTGGCCGATCTGCCGCCGGGCGCCGTGGTGGGCACGTCCAGCCTGCGCCGCCGGGCCCAGCTGCTGAACCGCCGCCCCGACCTCAAAGTGGTCGAGTTCCGCGGCAACGTGCAGACACGGCTGCGCAAGCTGGACGACGGCGTGGCGGATTGCACCTTTCTGGCGATGGCGGGCCTGAGCCGGCTGGGCCGACGCGACGTACCGGCCACGCCGATCGAACCCGACGACATGCTGCCGGCGGTCGCGCAGGGGGCAATCGGGATCGAACGGCGCGCCGATGACCGTGCCGCGGCGATGCTGCTGGAGGCGATCCACGACACCGGAACCGCGCGGCGGCTGGCCGCCGAGCGGAGTTTCCTCGCGGCGCTGGACGGGTCGTGCGAAACCCCGATTGCCGCGCTCGCGGAGCTCGATGGCGGGGCGCTGCGCCTGCGGGGCCAGGTGCTGCGCCCGGACGGGTCCGAAGCCCTGTCGGACGATGTCACCGGCGCGGTCGAAGACGGTGCCGAGATGGGCCGCGCGATGGGGGCCGGGCTGCTGGCCCGCGCCGGCAAAGGCTTCTTCGACTGGCGCTGA
- a CDS encoding substrate-binding domain-containing protein — protein MSYLKLAASGVALSALMATTAAARDEIRIVGSSTVFPYTQAVAEQFANMTGAPSPIVESTGTGGGMKIFCGGIGEAHPDITGASRAMKASEYKLCQENGVTDVTEALIGFDGLSIAISRSNETDWDLSLGEIFLALAAQVPVDGEWADNPYKTWNEINADLPEVEILAYGPPPTSGTRDAFVELAMHEGCKELDFVKNGGFDKAWVAENCSRMRQDGPFVEAGENDNLIVQRLEADANSMGIFGYSFLYENLDKLKGVKIEGVEPTTDTIADKSYPVSRPLYFYVKNTHRGVIPNLEEFIAEYMSDDALAVDGYLAERGLVALSDDARTTLQDTVLNGKSMDALN, from the coding sequence ATGTCCTACCTGAAACTGGCCGCATCTGGCGTTGCGCTTTCCGCCCTGATGGCAACCACCGCCGCCGCCCGTGACGAAATCCGCATCGTCGGATCGTCCACCGTGTTCCCCTATACCCAGGCCGTGGCTGAACAGTTCGCCAACATGACCGGCGCACCGTCACCCATCGTCGAATCCACCGGCACCGGCGGCGGCATGAAGATCTTCTGTGGCGGCATCGGCGAAGCCCATCCCGACATCACCGGCGCGTCGCGCGCGATGAAGGCGTCGGAATACAAGCTGTGCCAGGAAAACGGCGTCACCGATGTCACCGAGGCCCTGATCGGTTTCGACGGCCTGTCGATCGCGATCTCGCGCAGCAACGAAACCGACTGGGACCTGAGCCTGGGCGAAATCTTCCTGGCGCTGGCCGCGCAGGTGCCGGTTGACGGCGAATGGGCCGACAACCCATACAAGACCTGGAACGAGATCAATGCCGACCTGCCGGAGGTCGAGATCCTGGCCTATGGCCCCCCGCCGACCTCGGGGACCCGCGACGCGTTCGTCGAACTGGCGATGCATGAGGGCTGCAAGGAACTCGATTTTGTCAAGAACGGCGGTTTCGACAAGGCATGGGTTGCCGAAAACTGCTCGCGCATGCGCCAGGACGGCCCCTTCGTCGAAGCCGGTGAAAACGACAACCTGATCGTCCAGCGGCTCGAGGCCGACGCCAACAGCATGGGCATCTTCGGCTATTCGTTCCTGTATGAGAACCTGGACAAGCTGAAGGGCGTGAAGATCGAGGGCGTCGAGCCGACCACCGACACCATTGCCGACAAATCCTACCCGGTGTCGCGTCCGCTCTATTTCTACGTCAAGAACACCCATCGCGGCGTGATCCCGAACCTTGAAGAGTTCATCGCCGAATACATGTCCGATGACGCGCTGGCTGTTGATGGCTACCTGGCCGAACGCGGTCTGGTGGCGCTGTCCGACGATGCCCGCACCACGCTTCAGGACACCGTCCTGAACGGCAAGTCGATGGACGCGCTGAACTGA
- the pstC gene encoding phosphate ABC transporter permease subunit PstC, with protein MTTLAFAVLLGASLLGYALNRQAASAIHAGGTRLHSLSNHHGLYALLLVLVPVLVLILAWLALQGPVIDRLTMAGLPEGTLEALDGGGAQLVLAEIKSLAGGRVFGDPEPWKQVAAERYASLRLLSGQMLLAVVAGLSAIILFFARSRVGAGFRARQRVEGIVSGLMIFCSVAAIFTTVGIVAALLFETLRFLEMVPLTEFLFGTNWEPQIPIREGQVAAEGAFGWLPVILGTLVITVVALLLAVPVGLLSAIYLHEFAPARLRAVAKPVLEILAGVPTVVYGFFAILVVAPAIRDFGAAIGLPVSPNTALAAGSVMGVMLIPFISSFSDDALSAVPRSLRDGALALGATRAETVLNVLFPAALPGIVGGVLLAVSRAIGETMIVVMAAGLIAKMTVNPLDSVTTVTVQIVTLLIGDTSFDNPKTLAAFALGMMLFLVTLAINVFALRIVRKYREAYD; from the coding sequence ATGACGACACTGGCCTTTGCCGTCCTGCTCGGCGCATCCCTGCTGGGATACGCGCTGAACCGGCAGGCGGCATCCGCGATCCATGCAGGCGGGACCCGGTTGCATTCCCTGTCCAACCACCACGGGCTCTATGCCCTGCTGCTGGTCCTGGTGCCGGTTCTGGTGCTGATCCTGGCCTGGCTGGCGCTGCAGGGGCCGGTCATCGACCGGCTGACCATGGCCGGGCTGCCCGAGGGCACGCTGGAGGCGCTTGACGGCGGCGGTGCCCAGCTGGTGCTGGCCGAGATCAAGTCGCTGGCCGGCGGCCGCGTCTTTGGCGATCCGGAGCCGTGGAAACAGGTTGCCGCCGAAAGATACGCATCGTTGCGGCTGCTGTCGGGCCAGATGCTGCTGGCGGTCGTCGCGGGGCTCTCGGCGATCATCCTGTTTTTCGCCCGCAGCCGCGTCGGCGCCGGGTTCCGTGCCCGCCAGCGGGTCGAAGGGATCGTGTCGGGCCTGATGATCTTCTGTTCGGTTGCGGCGATCTTCACCACCGTGGGCATCGTCGCGGCGCTGCTGTTCGAAACCCTGCGGTTCCTTGAAATGGTGCCGCTGACCGAGTTCCTGTTCGGCACCAACTGGGAACCGCAGATCCCGATCCGCGAAGGCCAGGTCGCCGCCGAGGGCGCGTTCGGCTGGCTGCCGGTGATCCTGGGGACGCTGGTGATCACCGTCGTGGCGCTGTTGCTGGCGGTGCCGGTCGGGCTTCTGTCGGCGATCTACCTGCATGAATTCGCGCCTGCGCGCCTGCGGGCCGTGGCCAAGCCGGTGCTGGAAATCCTGGCCGGCGTGCCGACCGTGGTCTATGGCTTCTTCGCCATCCTCGTCGTCGCCCCGGCGATCCGCGACTTCGGCGCCGCGATCGGCCTTCCGGTGTCTCCCAATACCGCGCTTGCCGCGGGCAGCGTGATGGGGGTGATGCTGATCCCGTTCATCTCGTCCTTTTCCGACGATGCGCTGTCGGCGGTGCCGCGGTCGCTGCGTGACGGGGCGCTGGCGCTGGGCGCGACGCGGGCGGAAACGGTCCTGAACGTGCTGTTTCCGGCTGCGCTGCCGGGGATCGTCGGCGGGGTGCTGCTGGCGGTGAGCCGCGCGATCGGCGAGACCATGATCGTGGTGATGGCGGCGGGCCTGATCGCCAAGATGACCGTCAACCCGCTCGATAGCGTGACCACGGTGACGGTGCAGATCGTCACCCTGCTGATCGGCGACACGTCCTTTGACAACCCCAAGACGCTGGCCGCCTTCGCGCTGGGCATGATGCTGTTCCTGGTGACGCTGGCGATCAACGTCTTTGCGCTGCGCATCGTGCGCAAATACCGCGAAGCATATGACTGA
- the pstA gene encoding phosphate ABC transporter permease PstA → MTDSTTEMTGAPRRHATTEAVRASIGRRHRKQVYVKALGLGAISFAFLMLSILVISLASSGYKAFTQTHITLDVFVDSEEISAEKLPRGGFDDVLTAALLVHLPEVDASDRATRRKAEGILSKGAQFQLRDMVVADPGLIGQTVIMTVPLSDPYDQLNKDLIDRDTDEANRRLKNDEISWFDTLEVEGLISTPLNTGLITNADSRFPELAGLRGALIGSAWALLVCFLISFPLGIGAAIYLEEFAPRNRISDFIEVNINNLAAVPSVVFGLLALAVFIGWFGLPRSAPLVGGMTLALMTMPTIIIATRAALKSVPPSIREAALGIGASQQQVVFGHVLPLAMPGIMTGTIIGLAQALGETAPLLLIGMNAFITSAPSTPLDSATALPTQIFIWADSPERGFVSRTSAAILVLLTFLVTMNAIAIFLRNRFERKW, encoded by the coding sequence ATGACCGATTCGACGACCGAGATGACCGGCGCGCCCCGGCGCCACGCCACCACCGAGGCCGTCCGTGCCTCGATCGGCCGGCGTCACCGCAAACAGGTCTATGTCAAGGCGCTGGGCCTCGGGGCGATCAGCTTTGCCTTCCTGATGCTGTCGATCCTCGTGATCTCGCTTGCCAGCAGCGGATACAAGGCCTTCACCCAGACCCATATCACGCTCGACGTGTTCGTGGATTCCGAAGAGATCAGCGCCGAAAAGCTGCCCCGCGGCGGGTTCGACGACGTGTTGACCGCGGCGCTGCTGGTGCACCTGCCCGAGGTCGACGCCAGTGACCGCGCGACCCGGCGCAAGGCCGAGGGCATCCTGTCGAAAGGCGCCCAGTTCCAGCTGCGCGACATGGTGGTCGCCGATCCCGGCCTGATCGGGCAGACCGTCATCATGACGGTGCCCCTGTCGGACCCCTATGACCAGCTCAACAAGGATCTGATCGACCGCGACACCGACGAGGCCAACCGGCGGCTGAAGAACGACGAGATCTCGTGGTTCGACACGCTCGAGGTCGAGGGGCTGATCTCGACGCCGCTGAATACCGGGCTGATCACCAATGCCGACAGCCGGTTCCCCGAACTGGCCGGCCTGCGCGGCGCGCTGATCGGGTCGGCCTGGGCGCTGCTGGTCTGTTTCCTGATCTCGTTTCCGCTGGGCATCGGCGCGGCGATCTATCTCGAGGAATTCGCGCCCAGGAACAGGATCAGCGATTTCATCGAGGTGAACATCAACAACCTGGCCGCGGTGCCGTCGGTGGTGTTCGGCCTGCTGGCGCTGGCGGTGTTCATCGGCTGGTTCGGCCTGCCCCGGTCGGCGCCGCTGGTCGGCGGCATGACGCTGGCGCTGATGACGATGCCGACGATCATCATCGCCACCCGCGCGGCGCTGAAATCGGTGCCGCCCTCGATTCGCGAGGCGGCGCTGGGCATCGGCGCGTCGCAGCAGCAGGTGGTGTTCGGCCATGTCCTGCCGCTGGCGATGCCGGGCATCATGACCGGCACCATCATCGGCCTGGCGCAGGCGCTGGGGGAAACCGCGCCGCTGCTGCTGATCGGGATGAACGCCTTCATCACCTCGGCGCCCTCGACACCGCTGGACAGCGCCACCGCGTTGCCGACGCAGATCTTCATCTGGGCGGACAGCCCCGAACGCGGGTTCGTTTCGCGCACCTCGGCAGCCATTCTGGTGCTGCTCACCTTTCTCGTCACCATGAACGCAATCGCCATCTTCCTGCGCAACCGCTTCGAGCGGAAGTGGTAA